A single region of the Planctomycetota bacterium genome encodes:
- a CDS encoding ABC transporter permease subunit: MKNIINLTKRECLSYFYTPLAYVIMTGFLFFTGVFFYQIIKEAPNTEAMRGVLDTMSFITLIIMPMITMRLLAEEKKSGTLEMLMTAPVTESEIVLAKFFGGFIFFLFLVIPTFIYVVMLMMWGNPDLGSLITGYLGLLLMGASFVAIGLFVSSFTSNQIVAAIITFVILIIGWIFGWISMSLTKSTSPEFIKLLGNVMTYLGFFEHLDAFRKGLIDSRDVVYYLSLIGLFLFLSVRIVESKRWK, encoded by the coding sequence ATGAAAAACATAATAAACCTGACGAAACGCGAATGCCTGTCGTATTTTTATACGCCGCTGGCTTATGTCATTATGACCGGTTTCCTTTTCTTTACCGGCGTTTTCTTTTACCAGATAATAAAAGAAGCGCCGAATACGGAAGCAATGCGCGGGGTGCTTGACACCATGAGTTTTATCACGCTCATTATCATGCCCATGATAACCATGAGGCTTCTGGCAGAGGAAAAAAAGAGCGGCACGCTCGAGATGCTGATGACCGCGCCGGTTACAGAAAGTGAAATAGTCCTTGCCAAATTCTTCGGAGGATTTATCTTTTTCCTTTTCCTGGTCATCCCGACTTTTATTTACGTGGTGATGCTGATGATGTGGGGAAACCCGGATCTCGGTTCTTTGATAACCGGCTATCTGGGGCTGCTTCTCATGGGAGCCTCGTTTGTGGCAATCGGACTGTTTGTTTCCTCTTTTACCTCAAACCAGATTGTTGCCGCAATAATCACTTTTGTAATCCTGATTATCGGGTGGATTTTCGGGTGGATCAGCATGAGCCTCACTAAATCGACTTCGCCTGAATTCATAAAACTTCTCGGAAACGTTATGACTTATCTCGGATTTTTCGAGCATTTGGACGCCTTCCGAAAAGGCCTGATAGATTCCCGGGATGTGGTATATTATTTATCGCTTATCGGCTTATTCTTATTCCTAAGCGTAAGAATCGTGGAGTCAAAACGATGGAAATAA
- a CDS encoding aminopeptidase P family protein has product MNTITPLQRLRLELTKQKADAFLVTKTPNVQYISGFSGDDTYLLVTPKQAFLITDSRYTEQAQNEVSAFRIIEHKKGLVDKVIELVKKYRIKKLGFESDALSYAGVKYILKQLPAYTRLKSTQGVIVNIAAVKTPEEIECIRESVKCSHESFKEVKRLLKPGMTEQAVAAELEYRMRKRGSLHPAFESIIAADSRASLPHATAGDNKLKKGGFVLFDWGSCVNQYNSDTSRVVFLGKPSPFWRNIYEIVREAQQRAINLVKPGIDSVELDRAARKFIESKGYGKNFGHGLGHGVGRLVHELPRIRRYSMPASMKPKPYLLQPGMVFTIEPGIYLPGKGGIRIEDMVLVTEHGCEILTSSLPKAIEEMTV; this is encoded by the coding sequence ATGAATACAATAACACCCCTTCAAAGACTGCGGCTTGAACTAACGAAACAAAAAGCAGATGCCTTTCTAGTAACAAAAACCCCTAATGTCCAATATATCTCCGGCTTTAGCGGGGATGATACTTACCTTTTGGTAACACCTAAGCAGGCGTTCCTGATAACCGATTCCCGTTATACCGAACAGGCGCAGAATGAAGTCAGCGCTTTTAGGATTATCGAGCATAAAAAAGGACTGGTTGATAAGGTTATCGAACTGGTGAAAAAATACCGCATCAAGAAACTCGGTTTTGAATCAGACGCCTTGTCATATGCAGGTGTTAAATATATATTAAAGCAACTGCCAGCTTATACCAGGCTTAAATCCACCCAGGGCGTAATCGTAAATATTGCGGCGGTTAAAACGCCGGAAGAAATCGAATGCATCCGCGAATCGGTAAAATGCTCGCATGAATCTTTTAAGGAAGTCAAGCGCCTGTTAAAACCCGGCATGACCGAACAGGCGGTTGCCGCAGAACTGGAATACCGGATGAGAAAGCGCGGTTCGCTCCATCCGGCTTTTGAATCAATTATCGCCGCGGACAGCCGCGCCTCGCTCCCACACGCCACTGCCGGCGATAATAAACTGAAAAAAGGCGGGTTTGTGCTCTTTGACTGGGGCTCCTGCGTCAACCAATATAATTCGGATACCAGCCGTGTGGTCTTCTTGGGGAAACCGTCGCCTTTCTGGAGGAATATTTATGAGATTGTCCGCGAAGCGCAGCAACGCGCGATTAACCTGGTAAAACCGGGGATTGATTCGGTAGAGCTTGACAGGGCCGCCCGTAAATTTATCGAATCAAAAGGCTACGGTAAAAACTTCGGGCACGGGTTAGGGCACGGCGTCGGTAGATTAGTCCACGAACTCCCGCGCATCAGGCGTTATTCCATGCCCGCGTCGATGAAGCCAAAACCTTACCTTCTCCAGCCCGGAATGGTATTCACCATTGAACCGGGGATTTATCTGCCCGGCAAAGGCGGAATCAGGATAGAAGATATGGTACTGGTCACCGAACACGGTTGTGAAATACTCACCTCTTCTCTTCCTAAAGCAATCGAAGAAATGACGGTTTAA
- a CDS encoding ATP-binding cassette domain-containing protein, whose translation MIKVEGVTKRFSGITAVDNISFDVDVGEIIGFLGPNAAGKTTTMRMITTYLPPSTGKITIEGNDTVMDSLNVRRMLGYLPENVPLYNDLRVNEYLDFRARLKGVPGKERTKRLDEIINRCGLKDVQRKIIGYLSKGYRQRVGLAEAIVHNPKILILDEPTIGLDPNQIRQIRELIKELGRDRTVILSTHILPEVEIICNRVIIINHGKIVAQDTMEHMVKGSGEIIIKLEVKALGIDVQKALEEIPQVIAVSGTSGADNISTFTVIAKEDIRELVSRKISEHNWALRELHKEKATLEDIFVKVTAEETA comes from the coding sequence ATGATTAAGGTAGAAGGCGTAACCAAAAGATTTTCCGGTATAACGGCGGTTGATAACATCTCCTTTGATGTGGATGTCGGGGAGATTATCGGTTTCCTGGGACCCAATGCCGCCGGCAAAACCACCACCATGCGGATGATTACCACTTACCTGCCGCCTTCAACCGGCAAAATCACCATCGAAGGCAATGATACGGTCATGGATTCCCTGAATGTCCGCCGCATGCTCGGCTACCTGCCGGAAAACGTGCCTTTATATAATGACTTGAGGGTAAATGAATACCTTGATTTCCGCGCAAGGCTCAAAGGCGTACCAGGCAAAGAACGCACAAAACGACTTGATGAAATAATAAACCGCTGCGGCCTGAAGGACGTGCAAAGAAAAATCATCGGATACCTTTCCAAAGGATACCGCCAGAGGGTCGGGCTGGCCGAAGCTATCGTCCATAACCCAAAAATCCTTATCTTGGACGAGCCGACCATAGGGCTTGACCCGAACCAGATAAGACAAATCAGGGAATTGATAAAAGAACTGGGCCGCGACCGCACGGTCATACTTTCCACGCACATATTGCCGGAAGTAGAAATCATCTGTAACCGCGTCATTATCATCAACCACGGTAAAATCGTCGCGCAGGACACCATGGAACACATGGTGAAAGGAAGCGGAGAAATCATTATAAAACTGGAGGTGAAAGCGCTGGGAATAGACGTCCAGAAAGCGCTTGAGGAAATTCCCCAGGTAATAGCAGTAAGCGGAACCTCCGGCGCCGATAATATCAGCACTTTCACCGTTATCGCCAAGGAAGATATCCGGGAACTCGTTTCCCGTAAAATATCGGAACATAACTGGGCATTAAGGGAATTGCATAAGGAAAAAGCCACTCTGGAGGATATTTTTGTAAAGGTAACGGCAGAAGAAACAGCATGA
- a CDS encoding GldG family protein, which translates to MEINQDNQKPVDASKPAVVTETSGGLAPAPASPGWNSARRSLIAFNVILMVLIGLAIFAGLNYLSTRYYYRLDCTFRQTYKLSEKSKNVLTQLTKPVQIYALFVYNHAVVPRLKDLLEEYKMNSRNIIVEEIEIYKEPALTEAKLKYLTEELKVESVLQENDIVFVYEGKSKVVNMRDTYTPKYDYSNPYMQPQETGIDVFRGEEAFSSAILSVIQAKKIKVYFTEGHNEPELSKDLLYLDKTLKGENMDTQAINLHTSKNTPKDADILIIAGPSEPFLPDETNQIREYLKKGGKVLILISAGMNIKLEGLLKEWGIILEDVVVIDQQCNSVMGLMKDYTAPQVTDYGIAFHPITKDLKAKGLPTPLVFCRSMEKDKETSQDIQTTEIAHSSKDSWGETDIAGVLDTGKARLDENEKKGPLTLAFAISKPVSGTTASSTEQLPETRLVVIGASEMIKNRYLHPESPYYLGPNDFVINSIRWLARQEQFITIEPKKPEDTSIDLSKDNRPLKLTLISLVFIPSIGLLLGIIVWIMRRK; encoded by the coding sequence ATGGAAATAAACCAGGATAATCAAAAACCGGTTGATGCCTCAAAACCGGCGGTTGTAACAGAAACCAGCGGTGGTTTGGCGCCGGCCCCGGCTTCGCCCGGATGGAACTCCGCCCGCAGGAGCCTTATCGCCTTTAATGTGATTTTAATGGTGCTAATCGGCCTTGCAATATTCGCAGGCTTAAATTACCTTTCCACCCGCTATTATTACAGGCTGGATTGCACCTTCAGGCAGACTTATAAGCTTTCCGAAAAAAGCAAGAATGTCCTTACACAACTAACCAAACCGGTCCAGATTTATGCACTGTTTGTTTATAACCACGCGGTAGTCCCGCGGCTGAAAGACCTGCTGGAAGAATACAAGATGAATTCGCGCAATATAATTGTGGAAGAAATAGAAATCTATAAGGAACCGGCTCTTACCGAAGCCAAATTAAAATACCTTACCGAAGAGCTTAAAGTCGAATCAGTCCTCCAGGAAAACGACATCGTATTTGTTTATGAAGGTAAAAGCAAGGTTGTAAACATGCGCGATACTTATACGCCTAAATATGATTACAGCAACCCTTATATGCAACCGCAGGAAACAGGGATAGATGTTTTCCGGGGGGAAGAAGCCTTCAGCAGCGCTATCTTGAGCGTCATCCAGGCAAAAAAGATTAAGGTGTATTTTACCGAAGGGCACAACGAACCGGAATTATCGAAAGACCTGCTCTATCTTGATAAAACCCTTAAGGGGGAAAACATGGATACGCAGGCGATTAATCTCCATACGAGTAAAAACACCCCGAAGGATGCGGATATTTTAATCATCGCAGGCCCTTCCGAACCTTTCCTGCCCGATGAAACCAACCAGATAAGGGAATATCTTAAGAAAGGCGGAAAAGTGCTGATACTCATCAGCGCCGGCATGAATATAAAACTCGAAGGACTCCTCAAAGAATGGGGTATAATTCTGGAAGATGTCGTCGTGATTGACCAGCAATGCAACAGCGTTATGGGATTGATGAAAGATTACACCGCCCCGCAGGTCACCGATTACGGGATAGCGTTTCATCCGATTACCAAGGATTTGAAAGCCAAAGGATTACCCACGCCTCTTGTTTTCTGCCGCTCCATGGAAAAAGATAAAGAAACATCTCAGGATATACAAACAACTGAAATCGCGCATTCGTCGAAAGATTCATGGGGAGAAACGGATATCGCCGGAGTTTTGGACACAGGCAAAGCAAGACTGGATGAAAATGAGAAAAAAGGACCGTTAACCCTGGCTTTTGCCATAAGCAAACCGGTTAGCGGAACAACGGCAAGTTCGACGGAACAGTTGCCGGAAACACGGTTGGTGGTTATCGGAGCGTCCGAAATGATAAAAAACAGATACCTTCATCCTGAATCACCTTATTACCTCGGCCCGAATGACTTTGTCATAAATTCCATACGCTGGCTCGCCCGGCAGGAACAATTCATCACGATTGAACCTAAAAAGCCCGAAGATACCAGCATTGATTTAAGCAAAGACAACCGGCCATTAAAATTAACACTGATAAGCCTGGTATTTATCCCGTCTATAGGATTGCTTCTCGGCATTATTGTCTGGATAATGAGGAGGAAATAA
- a CDS encoding insulinase family protein, with translation MRKLLMLVALLSFLLVIQSVSSGGESSRVRLDIKEHILKNGMKVIIMERHTSPTVAVNIVFKVGSVNERPGITGLSHIVEHMLSKGTKRIGTRNYQMEKPLLDEIDKIYARLNLLVKERARLPLDKPAPQDDEIKGLEKRLVELKEKAQAYRIPDEISMLYKRHGAQGLNASTSNEITWYYCELPSNKLELWAWLESDRFSNPVWRDFEEEKSVILEERRWRNESNPGGTLYENFNALCYQAHPLNWPVIGWRSDIEAVTKEELNEYFHQYYAPNNAAAIIVGDVDEKQVMELMRKYFDPIPPSPKPVPEVVTREPEQLGERRVILELDAEPMLDIGYHTTTLGTLDDYALDIVSMLLFGGRTSRMYKKLVLEKKLCTSVGGYNDAGKYPGRFIIYAQPRYPHTPQEVEQAIYEELEKFKNEKIADEEMTLMKKRMEVGFLMGLDSNLDMAETLGHYEGLASWRYILDVNVQRDKVTQQDIKNVMEKYFIPKNRNVAILMSKQTGDKPAEKENE, from the coding sequence ATGAGAAAACTTTTAATGTTGGTTGCCTTGCTTTCCTTTTTACTCGTTATCCAGAGTGTTTCATCAGGCGGTGAATCCAGCCGGGTTCGTCTTGATATTAAAGAGCACATATTGAAGAATGGGATGAAGGTGATTATCATGGAACGGCATACCTCGCCCACCGTTGCGGTTAATATTGTCTTCAAAGTAGGCTCGGTCAACGAGCGCCCCGGGATTACCGGACTTTCGCATATCGTGGAACACATGCTTTCCAAGGGCACCAAGCGTATCGGAACAAGAAATTACCAGATGGAAAAACCGCTCTTGGACGAGATAGATAAGATTTACGCGCGTTTGAATCTGCTGGTGAAAGAACGCGCTCGTTTGCCTCTGGATAAACCGGCACCCCAGGACGATGAAATAAAAGGATTGGAGAAAAGACTGGTTGAATTAAAAGAGAAAGCCCAGGCCTACCGTATTCCTGATGAAATATCCATGCTTTACAAGAGGCACGGTGCGCAGGGCTTGAATGCCTCGACCAGCAATGAAATCACTTGGTATTATTGCGAGTTGCCATCGAACAAGCTGGAACTGTGGGCATGGCTTGAATCGGACCGTTTTAGCAACCCGGTCTGGCGCGATTTCGAGGAAGAAAAATCAGTTATCCTGGAAGAACGCCGCTGGAGGAACGAATCCAATCCGGGCGGCACACTTTATGAAAACTTTAATGCTCTTTGCTACCAGGCGCATCCCTTGAACTGGCCGGTCATTGGCTGGCGTTCTGATATCGAGGCGGTTACCAAGGAAGAGCTTAACGAATATTTCCACCAGTATTATGCCCCGAACAATGCGGCGGCCATAATTGTCGGCGATGTCGACGAAAAACAGGTCATGGAATTGATGCGTAAGTATTTTGATCCCATCCCTCCTTCCCCCAAGCCTGTCCCGGAAGTCGTCACGCGCGAGCCCGAACAATTGGGGGAAAGGCGCGTTATCCTGGAACTTGACGCTGAGCCGATGCTGGATATCGGCTATCATACGACCACCCTCGGCACCCTTGACGATTATGCTTTAGACATAGTCAGCATGCTGCTTTTCGGCGGGCGGACCAGCCGTATGTATAAAAAACTCGTCCTGGAAAAGAAACTCTGCACCTCGGTGGGCGGCTATAACGACGCCGGCAAATATCCGGGACGTTTCATAATTTACGCCCAGCCGCGCTACCCTCATACCCCACAGGAAGTGGAGCAGGCAATATATGAGGAACTGGAAAAATTCAAGAACGAGAAGATTGCCGATGAAGAAATGACCCTGATGAAAAAAAGAATGGAGGTTGGATTCTTGATGGGATTGGATTCCAATTTGGACATGGCAGAAACCCTCGGTCATTATGAAGGGCTGGCATCATGGCGTTATATTTTGGATGTGAACGTCCAGCGCGATAAAGTAACCCAACAGGATATCAAAAATGTAATGGAAAAATATTTTATCCCGAAAAACAGGAATGTTGCTATCTTAATGAGCAAACAAACGGGTGATAAGCCCGCTGAAAAAGAAAACGAATAA
- the ftsY gene encoding signal recognition particle-docking protein FtsY, translating to MEHLKAELKATLKGGDTKLAASANPPTVIMVGGVNGTGKTTSIAKLAYLLGAENKKVILAASDTFRAAAIEQLGIWANRVGAELIRHQSGSDPAAVVFDAVDAALARKADYLIIDTAGRLHTKANLMKELTKIRNVVAKKIPGAPHETLLVLDATTGQNAIVQAKLFNEAINVTGIFLAKLDGTAKGGIIIAIKNQLNIPVKFIGIGEKPEDIEPFDADRFIDALL from the coding sequence ATGGAACACCTCAAGGCCGAGTTGAAAGCAACCCTTAAAGGAGGTGATACTAAACTTGCGGCCAGTGCTAACCCGCCGACGGTCATTATGGTCGGAGGCGTAAACGGGACAGGCAAGACAACCTCCATTGCCAAACTGGCGTATTTGCTGGGAGCCGAGAATAAAAAAGTCATCCTAGCGGCCAGTGACACGTTCAGGGCAGCGGCGATTGAACAGCTGGGCATCTGGGCAAACAGAGTAGGAGCCGAGTTAATCCGGCATCAATCAGGTTCAGACCCGGCCGCCGTAGTTTTTGACGCGGTGGATGCGGCCTTAGCTCGTAAAGCGGATTATCTCATTATTGATACGGCCGGGCGACTCCATACCAAAGCCAATCTGATGAAAGAATTAACCAAGATAAGAAACGTCGTGGCGAAGAAAATACCGGGTGCGCCCCATGAAACGCTCCTGGTCCTTGATGCGACCACCGGGCAAAACGCAATCGTCCAGGCAAAATTGTTTAATGAAGCGATTAATGTCACAGGGATTTTCTTAGCAAAACTTGACGGAACGGCAAAAGGTGGTATTATAATAGCTATAAAGAACCAGTTGAATATCCCGGTCAAATTTATCGGCATTGGAGAAAAACCGGAAGATATCGAGCCGTTTGATGCTGACCGATTTATAGACGCCTTGTTGTAA
- a CDS encoding tetratricopeptide repeat protein, with protein MNQNIPKQNNGINKLPVNSPAPNQHTAMPKPPAPAAGQNIPKPAPRPLAGQTTTAPNKTPAGQNLGTMKNTQPKPPIPPAIPKPAVKVNNPAAINKQASAVKTNPSATAPKQANPAKPSTQIKLQNTTKNNGSTRTQKSKNNQKTNNDEERPKNTGFFSSKLNIIMSISSIIIIIAVIFMLMFRSDGVSKDVIIIKCTHCNEKFEVDRKEAKGKDYLTCTKCNQIVVLNEEKLKDEAVNLYVKASDLVRQSYKESDPDKAEAMREEASVHLEKALEIFRIIPEQQRSATYDNIMLLKKEIRSRRTHHQE; from the coding sequence ATGAACCAGAATATCCCCAAGCAGAATAACGGAATCAATAAGCTTCCGGTAAATAGCCCCGCTCCTAACCAGCATACGGCAATGCCCAAACCGCCGGCACCGGCCGCCGGGCAGAATATTCCAAAACCGGCACCCAGACCGCTTGCGGGACAAACTACTACCGCCCCTAATAAAACGCCTGCGGGACAAAACCTCGGTACAATGAAAAACACCCAGCCAAAACCACCTATCCCACCGGCGATTCCAAAACCAGCGGTAAAAGTTAATAATCCTGCTGCTATAAACAAACAAGCATCAGCCGTAAAAACGAATCCCTCTGCAACCGCCCCCAAACAAGCAAACCCCGCCAAGCCTTCGACACAAATCAAGCTGCAAAATACAACAAAGAACAACGGTTCAACACGGACACAGAAATCAAAGAATAATCAGAAAACGAATAACGATGAAGAAAGGCCGAAGAATACGGGATTCTTTTCCTCCAAATTAAATATAATCATGAGCATCTCTTCCATCATAATAATTATCGCCGTGATTTTCATGCTGATGTTCCGCTCGGACGGCGTTTCAAAGGATGTAATAATAATAAAATGCACCCATTGCAACGAAAAGTTTGAGGTGGACAGGAAAGAAGCAAAAGGAAAAGATTACCTGACTTGCACTAAATGCAACCAAATCGTCGTGCTTAACGAGGAAAAACTTAAGGATGAAGCGGTAAACCTTTATGTTAAAGCTTCGGATTTGGTCAGGCAAAGTTATAAGGAATCCGATCCCGATAAAGCGGAAGCCATGCGCGAAGAAGCTTCGGTCCACCTGGAAAAGGCATTGGAAATATTCAGGATAATACCGGAACAACAGAGATCAGCGACTTATGATAATATAATGCTGTTAAAGAAGGAAATCCGTTCCAGGCGAACACATCACCAAGAATAA
- the nusB gene encoding transcription antitermination factor NusB: MRNRSIARERALQKLYQIEFKNDELNIPDAENTTKDIETFAQELVDGVKEKQAELDETIQKKLDNWEINRLAVIDRIILRLGAYEIVFRSDIPPVVSINEAVDLAKKYGSESSGAFINGVLDKIFQSRE; encoded by the coding sequence ATGCGCAACCGTTCGATAGCCAGGGAAAGAGCTCTTCAGAAATTATATCAAATCGAATTCAAAAACGATGAGTTAAACATACCGGATGCCGAAAATACGACAAAAGACATTGAAACATTCGCGCAGGAGCTGGTCGACGGCGTCAAGGAAAAACAAGCCGAGCTTGACGAAACAATTCAAAAAAAGCTGGATAACTGGGAAATCAACCGCCTGGCGGTTATTGACCGTATAATCCTGCGGCTGGGTGCATACGAAATTGTGTTCAGGTCTGATATTCCACCGGTTGTTTCCATCAACGAAGCAGTGGACCTTGCCAAGAAATACGGCTCAGAATCATCCGGGGCTTTTATTAACGGGGTTTTGGATAAGATTTTCCAATCCAGGGAATAA
- a CDS encoding DUF4340 domain-containing protein, with amino-acid sequence MRFRSTLIMLAIAVVIGGAIIILHYTVPPVKEWDKLAKQMLPLEQKDIVKVEINKDNQQIVCEFNKENNWRITSPIKTPADKVEIENLTYEISSLSKEKGIPVAGNLSEYGLDIPRINLAVTDKKNQTYHLRIGKDAPMNQGVYAMKEGDNNIYIIKPSFWQAISKSLFDLRDKKVISIEPAKIEQIKITLPADSMEFKRKELDEWLTTYPVNENASPEKIRFLLSELENLKAESVVAEQSDTQEDAGKHYAQYGLDKPVLEITVSGANVSETIIWGTIPISDTKKIYATKRGVNPIILVDAASLSNLNIPFKEFRERKLFNIAFENVKSIETKKSGETLVLLEKTGAEWKLTKPSDIPLEWNGPSQLVQKINETEAFDFIADNVSDFGAYGLSSPLLEITVAFLDNQPALTIGISPSMDEKYVYLKKSNETRVVSAGKELFDIVDKGALYLHKKGLLEIPRNKITRCTIVKEDKQIVCEQEKEGVWNILADDKQPIEDTTQLYNILSEICYLGAKEFVANNPSDLSAYGLDYPTCRVEIEYNKDESPAKTTVLIGKKTDKGDFYAMIEGKNIVFILGSNTVSTIDKDVIKKKE; translated from the coding sequence ATGAGATTCCGCTCTACGCTTATTATGCTGGCCATTGCCGTGGTTATCGGAGGAGCCATCATTATCCTTCACTATACCGTTCCTCCGGTTAAAGAATGGGATAAGCTCGCCAAACAAATGCTTCCCCTGGAACAAAAAGATATCGTAAAAGTAGAGATAAATAAGGATAATCAACAAATTGTTTGCGAGTTTAATAAGGAAAACAATTGGAGAATCACGTCTCCAATTAAAACACCGGCGGACAAGGTAGAGATAGAAAACCTTACTTATGAAATAAGCTCCCTTTCCAAGGAAAAAGGAATTCCGGTTGCCGGCAATCTTTCTGAATACGGGTTGGATATCCCGCGTATTAACCTGGCGGTAACCGATAAAAAGAACCAGACATATCATTTAAGAATAGGCAAGGATGCCCCAATGAATCAGGGCGTTTATGCCATGAAAGAAGGTGATAACAATATTTATATCATCAAGCCATCATTCTGGCAGGCAATCAGCAAAAGCCTGTTTGACCTTAGGGATAAAAAGGTGATTTCAATTGAGCCGGCAAAGATTGAACAGATAAAAATCACCCTGCCAGCGGATTCGATGGAATTTAAGCGTAAAGAACTGGACGAATGGCTTACAACCTATCCGGTCAACGAAAATGCTTCCCCTGAAAAAATAAGATTTTTATTATCCGAACTGGAAAACCTAAAAGCCGAATCAGTGGTCGCGGAGCAAAGCGACACCCAGGAGGACGCAGGAAAACATTATGCCCAATACGGGCTGGATAAACCGGTGCTGGAAATAACCGTTTCAGGAGCAAACGTTTCCGAAACTATTATCTGGGGAACAATTCCTATTTCCGATACCAAGAAAATATATGCAACCAAGCGAGGCGTAAACCCGATTATATTGGTTGACGCCGCAAGCCTGTCTAATTTAAACATACCTTTTAAAGAATTCCGTGAAAGAAAACTCTTCAATATCGCTTTTGAGAATGTCAAATCGATTGAAACCAAGAAATCCGGTGAAACACTCGTGCTCCTGGAAAAAACCGGAGCCGAATGGAAATTAACCAAGCCATCCGATATTCCGCTGGAATGGAACGGCCCCAGCCAATTGGTCCAAAAGATTAACGAGACCGAGGCATTCGATTTTATCGCCGATAATGTCTCCGATTTTGGCGCCTACGGGCTTAGTTCGCCGCTGTTGGAAATAACCGTTGCATTTTTAGATAACCAACCCGCACTGACAATCGGGATATCGCCGTCAATGGATGAAAAATATGTCTATCTCAAGAAATCAAACGAAACACGCGTGGTATCGGCGGGCAAAGAATTATTCGATATTGTTGATAAAGGCGCTTTGTACCTCCATAAGAAAGGGCTCCTCGAAATCCCGCGCAATAAAATCACCCGCTGCACCATCGTAAAAGAAGATAAACAAATAGTCTGCGAGCAGGAAAAGGAAGGCGTTTGGAATATTCTCGCCGACGATAAACAGCCGATAGAAGATACCACCCAATTATACAATATCCTAAGCGAAATATGCTACTTGGGAGCAAAGGAATTTGTGGCAAACAATCCTTCCGATCTCTCCGCATATGGCCTTGATTACCCCACCTGCCGCGTGGAAATAGAATATAATAAAGATGAAAGCCCGGCTAAAACAACCGTCTTAATAGGCAAAAAAACCGATAAAGGCGATTTTTACGCAATGATAGAAGGTAAAAATATCGTCTTTATACTGGGTTCCAACACAGTTTCAACAATAGATAAAGATGTTATTAAAAAGAAGGAATAG